Part of the Alteribacter lacisalsi genome, CGACCACACAGAAATTCATCGACAGTCAGTTTCCGATCGAAGCACCCGCATCGATGCTTAAAACGATTGCCGGTAAAGGCCCGATCGTGAAGCTGTCCTTTGTGGGCCACTCCACCGGCCAGCCGGTCCTGTCTGAAATCGTCAAACGCTACGACGTCCACACGAACATCCTGTCCGGCAATATCGTCCAGATGAAAGACGAATCCTACGGGCGCATGATCGTCCACATCAGCGGCGAGACCGACGCACCCAAAGCCGTCCAGGCACTCAAAGACGCCGGCGTCCAGGTAGAAGAGGTGAATCTCCATGACGTTTAATCCAGCAGAATTTATCGACCGTTGGGGCAGCAACATCTGGCAGGCCACCATCGAAACGTTCCAGATGGTCGGCATCGCCCTCTCCATCTCGATTGTCATCGGCCTGCCCTTAGGCGTTATTCTCGTCCTGACACGGCCGGGGAAAGCCCTTGATAACAAATATCTGTACCAGTCACTGAACGTCTTTATTAACGTGATCCGCTCGATCCCGTTCATCATCCTGCTCTTTTTCATCCTGCCGTTCACCCAGCTGATCGTCGGCACGAGCATGGGCGTCCGCGGCGTCATCGTACCCCTTGTGGTGTACACCGCACCGTACATCGCCCGTCTCATGGAGAACTCGCTCCTTGAAGTGGACAAAGGCATCATCGAAGCGTACGAGGCCATGGGCATGAAAACCCGCCACATCATCTGGCACGTCATGATCCGGGAAGCACGCCCGTCCATCATCCTCGGGCTCACCATTGCCACCATCGGACTCATCGGCGCCACCGCCATGGCCGGTCTCGTCGGCGCCGGCGGACTCGGCGACCTCGCCTACCGCTTCGGCCACCTGCGCTACGAGGAAGATGTCATGATCGTCACCGTCATCCTGCTCATCATCCTCGTCCAGGGCATCCAGAGCTTCGGCAACCGCACCGCCGCCTGGCTCAAAAAAGACTAGGAGGAATCACACATGACCAGCTTCGCCCACATCACCCGCGCCGAAGACCTGGAAAACGAAGCCCGCAGCCGCATGACCCCCGGCGCCTTCGAATACGTCCGGTCCGGATCGGGAAAAGAAGAGACGGCCCGGCGTAACCAAACCGCCTTCTCCAGGTGGGACCTGCTGCCCCGGATGCTGAGGGACGTGAGCGAGCGCTCACTCGAAACCCGCCTGTGGAACCTCACCCTTCGTGCACCCCTTGCACTCGCGCCTGTCGGCTTTCAGACTGTGATCCATCCGGACGGAGAAATGGGCGCCGCCCGGGCAGCAGCCGACATGGGGCTTCCGTTTACAGCAAGTACAGTGAGCTCATATTCCATGGAAGACATCCAGTCCGCCACAGGATGCGCTCCGTCCTTGTTCCAGCTGTACTGGCCGTCCGATGACGAAGTGGCCGTAAGCTTTGTAAGGCGTGCGGAAGTCTGCGGGTACGATGCGGTCGTCGTGACCGTGGACACGCCGCTCCTCGGCTACCGGGAGCAGGATCTGAAAAACCGCTATTTTCCGCTGGCGGAAGGGGCCGGTATGGCAAACTTTAAAACCGATCCCGTGTTCCGGGAGCGTTTCGGTCTCGCCGACTCGTCTTCTCAAACGGACTGGCAGGAGGCTATCGGAGAGGTACTCTTAAATACCACACTCACGTGGGAGCGCATCAAGTGGCTTAAGGAGCAGACCCGTCTTCCGGTCGTCGTGAAAGGGATTCTTCATCCGGAGGACGGGCGCTTCGCAGTTGAGCACGGTCTCGATGGCATCGTCGTATCCAACCACGGCGGCCGCCAGCTCGACGGGGCCATCAGCTCGATTGAAGCCCTCCCGGCTGTGGCTGACGCAGTCAACGGGCGCATTCCGGTCTTTTTTGACGGAGGTGTCCGCAGAGGCTCGGATATCATTAAAGCCCTCGCTCTTGGCGCAGACGTGGTCTCCATCGGCCGCCTGTACGCCTACGCTCTCACACACGGTGAGGCAGGCGTCAGACAGGTGCTCGAAAACCTGCTCACCGATCTCGACGTCAGTCTCGCCCTTACGGGATGTACTAGCGTGTCAGCGTTGAATGAAAGCCTGCTGAAAGAAAAGCAGATATAAAAAGAGAACCGCGGATTTTCGCGGTTCTCTTTTTATGACCTAACGCCAGCTTCCGGGTAAGTTAAGTCGCATAATTCCCGTTTTCATGACCTAACGTCCTTTTCAAAAGGCGTTAGGTCGTAAAAAGTGTTGTTTTACGACTTAACGTCTGCACCTTTCGAAGTTAAGGCGTAAAAACGAACCAGGGGTACTAAATCAAAGCATCACACCCGAAAACGATCTCCCCCCGATTTTCGTTGGGAGTGCCGCAGTGAGAAGTCCCCGTACCACAATCCGCCCCTAGGGGTCACATGGTGATTCTCACCTCCGGAGACGGCCGTGAACCGCTTCACATCTTAATTAGTGAACGTCCGACCAAACCGGGCTCGTATCGCCCGACTGCAGATTCAAGCCTGAATGCCTCCTTTCATTATTTCCTAAAACTTAATTCCGAAGCTGGCCAGTCTCCTGGTCTGATGTTGTTCTCTTCGAACCAGCTAGCCGACGTCAACTGATGCGGAGTGGCGGCGATGAGACGGTCACTGTGCCAGTCTGCCGCACCGGAACGGATCATTTCATCCACCAGCGCGTGAACGAAAGCTTCGGGTTCAAGTCGAAACGAGTGACGGGCGTAATCGTGAAACCAGGGGCAAGAAAGCAGGTACCGTTCCACCTTTTCTTTTTCCAGTCCGTTCCGGATCATTAAAGCAAAAGAGAAAATCCGCTTGCACCCGTGCCAGGCCAGCTTTTCCGGCGCGATCAGCCACTTCTCAAGCCGTCTTCTCGCACCGTCAATCGCAGCACCCGGGTTGTCCATCGCGGG contains:
- a CDS encoding methionine ABC transporter permease, which gives rise to MTFNPAEFIDRWGSNIWQATIETFQMVGIALSISIVIGLPLGVILVLTRPGKALDNKYLYQSLNVFINVIRSIPFIILLFFILPFTQLIVGTSMGVRGVIVPLVVYTAPYIARLMENSLLEVDKGIIEAYEAMGMKTRHIIWHVMIREARPSIILGLTIATIGLIGATAMAGLVGAGGLGDLAYRFGHLRYEEDVMIVTVILLIILVQGIQSFGNRTAAWLKKD
- a CDS encoding alpha-hydroxy-acid oxidizing protein; amino-acid sequence: MTSFAHITRAEDLENEARSRMTPGAFEYVRSGSGKEETARRNQTAFSRWDLLPRMLRDVSERSLETRLWNLTLRAPLALAPVGFQTVIHPDGEMGAARAAADMGLPFTASTVSSYSMEDIQSATGCAPSLFQLYWPSDDEVAVSFVRRAEVCGYDAVVVTVDTPLLGYREQDLKNRYFPLAEGAGMANFKTDPVFRERFGLADSSSQTDWQEAIGEVLLNTTLTWERIKWLKEQTRLPVVVKGILHPEDGRFAVEHGLDGIVVSNHGGRQLDGAISSIEALPAVADAVNGRIPVFFDGGVRRGSDIIKALALGADVVSIGRLYAYALTHGEAGVRQVLENLLTDLDVSLALTGCTSVSALNESLLKEKQI